The proteins below are encoded in one region of Delphinus delphis chromosome 4, mDelDel1.2, whole genome shotgun sequence:
- the U2AF1 gene encoding splicing factor U2AF 35 kDa subunit isoform X1, which translates to MAEYLASIFGTEKDKVNCSFYFKIGACRHGDRCSRLHNKPTFSQTIALLNIYRNPQNSSQSADGLRCAVSDVEMQEHYDEFFEEVFTEMEEKYGEVEEMNVCDNLGDHLVGNVYVKFRREEDAEKAVIDLNNRWFNGQPIHAELSPVTDFREACCRQYEMGECTRGGFCNFMHLKPISRELRRELYGRRRKKHRSRSRSRERRSRSRDRGRGGGGGGGGGRERDRRRSRDRERSGRF; encoded by the exons ATGGCGGAGTATTTGGCCTCCATCTTCGGCACCGAGAAAGACAA AGTCaactgttcattttatttcaaaattggaGCATGTCGTCATGGAGACAGATGCTCTCGGTTGCACAATAAACCGACCTTTagccag ACCATTGCCCTCTTGAACATTTACCGTAACCCTCAAAACTCTTCCCAGTCTGCTGACGGTTTGCGCT GTGCTGTGAGCGATGTCGAGATGCAGGAACACTATGATGAATTTTTTGAG GAGGTTTTCACAGAAATGGAGGAGAAGTACGGGGAGGTGGAGGAGATGAACGTCTGCGACAACCTCGGAGACCACCTTGTTGGGAACGTGTATGTCAAG TTTCGCCGTGAAGAAGATGCGGAAAAGGCCGTGATTGACCTGAACAACCGCTGGTTTAATGGCCAGCCGATCCACGCCGAGCTCTCCCCCGTGACCGACTTCAGAGAAGCCTGCTGCCGCCAGTACGAGATGGG GGAGTGCACACGGGGAGGCTTCTGCAACTTCATGCACCTGAAGCCCATCTCTCGGGAGCTGCGGCGGGAGTTGTACGGGCGCCGCCGTAAGAA GCATAGGTCGCGGTCCCGCTCTCGGGAGCGTCGCTCTCGGTCTAGAGACCgtggccgcggcggcggcggtggtggCGGCGGGGGACGGGAACGCGACAGGAGGCGGTCGAGAGACCGAGAGAGGTCTGGGCGATTCTGA
- the U2AF1 gene encoding splicing factor U2AF 35 kDa subunit isoform X2: MAEYLASIFGTEKDKVNCSFYFKIGACRHGDRCSRLHNKPTFSQTILIQNIYRNPQNSAQTADGSHCAVSDVEMQEHYDEFFEEVFTEMEEKYGEVEEMNVCDNLGDHLVGNVYVKFRREEDAEKAVIDLNNRWFNGQPIHAELSPVTDFREACCRQYEMGECTRGGFCNFMHLKPISRELRRELYGRRRKKHRSRSRSRERRSRSRDRGRGGGGGGGGGRERDRRRSRDRERSGRF; encoded by the exons ATGGCGGAGTATTTGGCCTCCATCTTCGGCACCGAGAAAGACAA AGTCaactgttcattttatttcaaaattggaGCATGTCGTCATGGAGACAGATGCTCTCGGTTGCACAATAAACCGACCTTTagccag ACCATCTTGATTCAAAACATCTATCGTAATCCCCAAAACAGTGCACAGACGGCTGACGGCTCACACT GTGCTGTGAGCGATGTCGAGATGCAGGAACACTATGATGAATTTTTTGAG GAGGTTTTCACAGAAATGGAGGAGAAGTACGGGGAGGTGGAGGAGATGAACGTCTGCGACAACCTCGGAGACCACCTTGTTGGGAACGTGTATGTCAAG TTTCGCCGTGAAGAAGATGCGGAAAAGGCCGTGATTGACCTGAACAACCGCTGGTTTAATGGCCAGCCGATCCACGCCGAGCTCTCCCCCGTGACCGACTTCAGAGAAGCCTGCTGCCGCCAGTACGAGATGGG GGAGTGCACACGGGGAGGCTTCTGCAACTTCATGCACCTGAAGCCCATCTCTCGGGAGCTGCGGCGGGAGTTGTACGGGCGCCGCCGTAAGAA GCATAGGTCGCGGTCCCGCTCTCGGGAGCGTCGCTCTCGGTCTAGAGACCgtggccgcggcggcggcggtggtggCGGCGGGGGACGGGAACGCGACAGGAGGCGGTCGAGAGACCGAGAGAGGTCTGGGCGATTCTGA
- the U2AF1 gene encoding splicing factor U2AF 35 kDa subunit isoform X3, giving the protein MQEHYDEFFEEVFTEMEEKYGEVEEMNVCDNLGDHLVGNVYVKFRREEDAEKAVIDLNNRWFNGQPIHAELSPVTDFREACCRQYEMGECTRGGFCNFMHLKPISRELRRELYGRRRKKHRSRSRSRERRSRSRDRGRGGGGGGGGGRERDRRRSRDRERSGRF; this is encoded by the exons ATGCAGGAACACTATGATGAATTTTTTGAG GAGGTTTTCACAGAAATGGAGGAGAAGTACGGGGAGGTGGAGGAGATGAACGTCTGCGACAACCTCGGAGACCACCTTGTTGGGAACGTGTATGTCAAG TTTCGCCGTGAAGAAGATGCGGAAAAGGCCGTGATTGACCTGAACAACCGCTGGTTTAATGGCCAGCCGATCCACGCCGAGCTCTCCCCCGTGACCGACTTCAGAGAAGCCTGCTGCCGCCAGTACGAGATGGG GGAGTGCACACGGGGAGGCTTCTGCAACTTCATGCACCTGAAGCCCATCTCTCGGGAGCTGCGGCGGGAGTTGTACGGGCGCCGCCGTAAGAA GCATAGGTCGCGGTCCCGCTCTCGGGAGCGTCGCTCTCGGTCTAGAGACCgtggccgcggcggcggcggtggtggCGGCGGGGGACGGGAACGCGACAGGAGGCGGTCGAGAGACCGAGAGAGGTCTGGGCGATTCTGA